One Pseudomonadota bacterium DNA window includes the following coding sequences:
- a CDS encoding Fe-Mn family superoxide dismutase produces the protein MPHVLPELPYAMDALEPHISKETLEYHYGKHHKTYVDTLNSLIEGTGDADLSLEDIIRKATGKLFNQAAQVWNHTFYWNCLSPNGGGQPGGALAEKIVSSFGSFDQFKSDFTAQTIANFGSGWGWLVQKADGGLAIVQTDDAKTPLTDASVTPLMTCDIWEHAYYIDYRNARPKYMEAFWNLVNWDFVASNLKS, from the coding sequence ATGCCGCACGTATTGCCTGAATTGCCCTACGCCATGGATGCCTTGGAACCCCATATCTCCAAGGAAACGCTGGAATACCATTATGGTAAGCACCACAAAACCTATGTGGACACCCTCAATTCACTGATCGAAGGTACCGGAGACGCCGACCTGTCGCTGGAAGACATCATTCGTAAGGCCACCGGAAAACTCTTTAACCAAGCCGCACAGGTGTGGAATCACACCTTCTACTGGAATTGCCTCTCACCCAACGGCGGCGGCCAGCCCGGTGGCGCTTTGGCAGAAAAAATTGTCAGCAGCTTCGGCTCGTTCGATCAGTTCAAAAGCGATTTCACCGCGCAAACCATCGCCAACTTCGGTTCCGGCTGGGGCTGGCTGGTTCAAAAGGCCGACGGCGGTTTGGCCATCGTTCAAACCGATGATGCCAAAACCCCGCTCACCGACGCCTCGGTAACTCCGCTGATGACCTGTGATATCTGGGAACACGCCTACTATATCGATTACCGCAACGCCCGCCCCAAATACATGGAAGCGTTCTGGAATCTGGTAAACTGGGATTTTGTGGCGAGCAATCTCAAAAGCTAA